The following DNA comes from Mesorhizobium sp. B2-1-8.
GGATCTGCACCTGGCCGCCGCCCACCCACTCGGAAATCGCCGTCAGCATACCGGCGTCGCTGGCATAGATCAGCCGGAAGACGATGGCGACGACGACGGGCGTTATCACCATCGGGATGATCAGGATCGTCCTGAGCAAGCGGATGCCGCGAAACTCCCGCAGGCAGAACAATGCCAGCGCAAAGCCCAGGATTGCCTCGAAGGTGACCGACAGGGCGACGAATTCGACCGTCACCCGGAGCGAGTTCAGAAACTGCGGATCGCTCCACAGCTTGATGTAGTTCTGCATGCCGACATCGGCGACGACCGAGCCGTAGCGATAGACCTTGGTGCTGGCGCGCAGACCGTCCCACAAGGGATAGACGAGCACGCCAAGCACGATCAGCAGGCCTGGCGCCAGCATGAGATAAGGGAGGGCGAGGTCGAGCCCCGCCCCCTGCAGACGGTATTTGCGGCTCTGCGTCCCGCCATTTGCCATCAGTAGTAGCCGACCGAAGACAGGTAGTCCTTGACCTGCTTGGCGGCATTGTCCAACGCGGCGCCGCCGCCCGAGCCGGCCTGCAGCGCCTTGTTGAGCTCGATGCCGAGGAGCTCCTCGACCTTGGCCCAGTCCGGCGTGCGCGGCCGCGGCAGCGCGCCGGCGTCGAGCTGCTGCAGAGCGACCGGGATCAGCCGGTTGCCGGGCTTGGCGATGCCAAAGGCGCTGCGCTTGACCGGAATGGAACCTGCTTCCGACAGCTTGGCCTGGATGTCGGCGCTGACATACCACTTCAGGAATTCGACCGAATTGGTCTTGTTGGGCGCCGATTTCGGAATGCCGGCGATGAAGATGCCCATCTGGGCGATCGCCGCGGTCTGCTTCGGCACGA
Coding sequences within:
- a CDS encoding carbohydrate ABC transporter permease, translating into MANGGTQSRKYRLQGAGLDLALPYLMLAPGLLIVLGVLVYPLWDGLRASTKVYRYGSVVADVGMQNYIKLWSDPQFLNSLRVTVEFVALSVTFEAILGFALALFCLREFRGIRLLRTILIIPMVITPVVVAIVFRLIYASDAGMLTAISEWVGGGQVQILGSPVKAFFGLVVLDVWEWTPLMFLILLAGLQSLPHEPFEAARVDGAGNWRVFADLTFPMMRPVLAIAIVLRTIDAFGTFDQVFVLTRGGPGEATRLVSIYGYDTAFKFQQTGYAAALFVTIGLVVLALAFSAVRLLRRVDAS